From Trueperella pecoris, a single genomic window includes:
- a CDS encoding esterase/lipase family protein, with amino-acid sequence MWVILPGLALTPTDFAPLANLLPGRVKTLDAWALPLTSGARRLRAGLGADATEPLDLVGHSLGGLAALEWALVDDAVASLTLLDPTSPHEGGGASVGGDRAGRGKTPRSVSRNATTNLATATLAPFGPAGRYLAMRALAGADRLSCAERRQRFGTAPGLGAILDQLRALPALQQRVATLLAAPDAARRLPLTLHVIARPRAALLSGEFLREQHDLAAWIGRQPIELAGWNHLFPVAHPAEVAELITTFRQA; translated from the coding sequence ATGTGGGTCATTCTGCCAGGCCTGGCGCTGACACCGACTGACTTCGCCCCGCTGGCCAACCTTCTTCCCGGGCGCGTCAAGACTCTCGACGCCTGGGCCCTACCGCTCACCTCAGGCGCCCGCCGTCTACGCGCCGGGCTCGGCGCTGATGCCACCGAGCCGCTCGACCTTGTGGGGCATTCCCTCGGCGGCCTCGCCGCGCTCGAGTGGGCGCTTGTTGACGACGCCGTCGCGAGCCTCACGCTCCTCGACCCGACCTCCCCGCATGAGGGAGGCGGCGCATCCGTAGGGGGAGATCGCGCCGGCCGTGGGAAGACGCCACGGAGCGTGTCACGCAACGCCACCACCAACCTGGCGACTGCAACGCTCGCACCATTCGGCCCCGCGGGCCGCTACCTGGCGATGCGCGCACTCGCCGGCGCGGACCGGCTCTCTTGCGCCGAGAGACGGCAACGATTTGGCACCGCGCCCGGCCTGGGGGCGATCCTCGACCAGCTTCGCGCGTTACCCGCGCTCCAACAGCGTGTGGCGACGCTCCTCGCCGCCCCGGACGCGGCACGCCGCCTTCCACTTACCCTTCACGTCATCGCACGTCCGAGGGCTGCGCTACTCTCGGGCGAGTTCCTGCGCGAGCAGCACGACCTGGCAGCATGGATCGGCCGGCAGCCGATCGAGTTGGCCGGGTGGAACCACCTCTTCCCGGTTGCCCACCCGGCCGAGGTAGCCGAGCTCATCACTACTTTCCGGCAGGCTTAG
- a CDS encoding DUF998 domain-containing protein has translation MNKKLVAITLAVGALVYASVVTEIFLGYPLSPTRSYLSELSAIDQASAPLVRTMDAVAGVLFAAAGFALWMDHRRETGRLAVDAPPAGGLTTEPPAGRWHSVHVGPLRIVPGRLIAVGLMLAGLATTLDATFPMDCAESEPGCLERLAMCTSFSHQAHAVTSSLAGTGLVVVAVGAFFGARLHQALSTIVVVAMVAQLLAIGTGLPVGVPQRVQVAASVLLMFVLAWDLWRKGERHVGHSARPGADTD, from the coding sequence GTGAACAAGAAGCTAGTAGCCATCACGCTGGCCGTGGGGGCGCTCGTATACGCGAGCGTCGTCACCGAGATTTTCCTCGGATACCCTCTCTCGCCGACGCGCTCCTACCTGTCCGAGCTGTCCGCCATCGACCAAGCCTCCGCTCCGCTCGTTCGCACCATGGACGCCGTCGCCGGCGTGCTCTTCGCGGCCGCCGGTTTTGCCTTGTGGATGGATCATCGCCGAGAGACCGGCAGGCTCGCTGTCGATGCCCCGCCCGCCGGCGGATTGACTACCGAGCCGCCCGCGGGCCGGTGGCATTCCGTTCACGTGGGCCCGCTCCGGATCGTGCCCGGCCGCTTGATCGCCGTCGGGCTCATGCTTGCCGGGCTGGCCACCACGCTCGACGCCACCTTCCCCATGGATTGCGCCGAGTCTGAGCCAGGTTGCCTCGAGCGGCTGGCGATGTGCACATCCTTTTCCCACCAGGCCCACGCCGTCACCTCATCCCTGGCGGGCACTGGCCTCGTCGTCGTCGCCGTCGGGGCGTTCTTTGGAGCGCGGCTCCACCAGGCGTTGTCCACCATCGTCGTCGTCGCCATGGTAGCTCAGCTTCTCGCAATCGGCACGGGCCTGCCGGTTGGCGTACCGCAACGCGTGCAGGTAGCCGCGTCGGTGTTACTCATGTTCGTCCTGGCGTGGGATCTATGGAGGAAGGGGGAAAGACATGTGGGTCATTCTGCCAGGCCTGGCGCTGACACCGACTGA
- a CDS encoding FAD-dependent oxidoreductase has product MPISPATTSHVDVLIIGFGKAGKTLAGLMASAGKRVALVEQDAAMFGGTCINIGCVPTKTLLHDAEVGTAYPAAVERKNGLRAKMNAANLAMVEKPGAMVIVAHAEFVGERHVRLSAGEESFDMTADQVIIGTGSTPTIPAITGVKPDPRILTSTDLIATPSLPPRLAILGAGYIALELANMYAHFGSEVTVYNRRSTILAAEDEKTRDAVATVLADSGVTFLHDTEIERVDLPHDQAAALTIHAGGSARVADALLIATGRSPNIDGLGLDAAGVEVEDGAIRVDDFLRTSAEGVWAVGDVNGGPQHTYISFDDHRIVADQILRDKGESGRSLANRGPIPSTTFITPPLSRVGLTAAEARARADKEGWDVAVATKDVADIAAMPRPKAVGDPRGFMQFVVDKTSGQILGATLFHVDSQEVINLVSMAMKHKIPYTELRDAIYTHPSSSEGINEVLKMVDA; this is encoded by the coding sequence ATGCCCATCTCACCCGCGACCACCAGTCACGTCGACGTGCTCATCATCGGCTTCGGCAAAGCAGGCAAGACCCTCGCCGGCTTGATGGCTAGCGCAGGAAAACGCGTCGCCCTTGTCGAACAAGATGCTGCGATGTTTGGTGGCACCTGCATCAACATCGGCTGCGTGCCCACCAAGACCCTTCTCCACGACGCCGAAGTGGGCACCGCCTACCCCGCGGCCGTCGAACGCAAGAACGGGCTACGCGCCAAGATGAACGCCGCGAACCTTGCCATGGTCGAGAAGCCGGGCGCGATGGTTATCGTCGCTCACGCCGAGTTTGTTGGCGAGCGCCACGTGCGCCTGAGCGCCGGCGAGGAGTCTTTCGACATGACGGCCGACCAGGTCATCATCGGAACCGGATCGACGCCCACGATTCCCGCGATCACGGGCGTGAAACCCGATCCACGCATCCTTACCTCCACCGACCTCATCGCAACTCCCTCGCTGCCCCCGCGCCTTGCCATCCTCGGCGCCGGCTACATCGCGCTCGAACTGGCAAACATGTATGCCCACTTCGGCTCCGAGGTGACGGTCTACAACCGCAGGAGTACCATCCTTGCGGCAGAAGACGAAAAGACGCGAGACGCCGTCGCCACCGTTCTCGCCGACAGCGGCGTCACGTTCCTCCACGACACCGAGATCGAACGCGTGGACCTGCCGCACGATCAGGCGGCTGCGCTTACGATTCACGCCGGGGGCAGCGCCCGCGTGGCCGACGCACTCCTCATCGCCACTGGACGCTCGCCCAACATTGACGGGCTCGGCCTGGACGCCGCCGGAGTTGAGGTGGAAGACGGGGCAATTCGCGTGGACGACTTCCTCCGCACGAGCGCGGAGGGGGTGTGGGCCGTGGGCGACGTGAACGGCGGCCCGCAACACACCTACATTTCCTTCGACGATCACCGCATCGTGGCCGACCAGATCCTGCGTGACAAGGGCGAGAGCGGGCGCTCACTTGCCAACCGTGGCCCCATACCCTCGACGACGTTCATCACTCCCCCGCTCTCTCGCGTGGGCCTGACGGCGGCCGAGGCTCGTGCCCGTGCCGACAAGGAAGGCTGGGACGTCGCCGTTGCCACTAAGGACGTTGCCGACATCGCCGCCATGCCTCGCCCCAAAGCCGTGGGAGATCCACGCGGATTCATGCAGTTCGTAGTGGATAAGACGAGCGGGCAGATCCTCGGTGCCACACTCTTCCACGTCGACTCGCAGGAGGTCATCAACCTCGTGTCGATGGCGATGAAGCACAAGATTCCCTACACCGAGCTTCGCGACGCCATCTACACCCACCCCTCCAGCTCCGAGGGAATCAACGAGGTCCTCAAGATGGTTGACGCGTAG
- a CDS encoding FABP family protein produces MELSANLQPLAGIVGTWKGEGRGTYPTITPFQYTEEITFTNIGKPFLHYMQRTWNAAGLPLHTETGYLRSPGNGVVEMTLALPTGQTELLEGTLREEDGALVLTMSGKVLNTATAKRVEATERTYRLSGDRLASTMSMAAVGVDMNLHLTTEFSRV; encoded by the coding sequence ATGGAACTGAGCGCAAATCTTCAGCCCCTGGCGGGGATCGTCGGCACGTGGAAGGGCGAGGGCCGTGGCACCTATCCCACCATCACTCCCTTCCAATACACGGAGGAGATCACCTTCACCAACATTGGCAAGCCCTTCCTGCACTACATGCAGCGAACCTGGAACGCCGCGGGCTTGCCGCTCCACACAGAGACCGGCTACCTTCGCAGCCCCGGCAACGGCGTGGTGGAAATGACCCTCGCCCTGCCGACCGGCCAGACCGAGCTACTCGAAGGCACACTCCGGGAAGAGGACGGCGCGCTCGTGCTGACTATGTCCGGCAAGGTGCTCAACACAGCGACGGCCAAACGCGTCGAGGCAACCGAGCGAACGTACAGGCTCAGCGGCGATCGTCTCGCCTCGACGATGAGCATGGCCGCCGTCGGGGTGGACATGAATCTGCACCTGACCACGGAGTTCTCGCGGGTCTGA
- a CDS encoding FecCD family ABC transporter permease has protein sequence MRKVAYVVAVSVLGVAMTVAISVGPVITAPGDVLAALGRLLVGDPSPADALITQIRLPRVLLAGLVGGALAISGTAMQAVFRNPLAEPGITGVGAGAAAVAVLVIVSGVSLAHPLLVPVGAFVGALAATVAVHTLARRGPRASTSILLVGVAINSFLGAVISAAIANAPDAENARSAIFWLNGDLGGRTMSDVALVLAPVLVGSLGVAFHARELNLLGLGEATAQSAGMAVARVSHTVLAFAALATAGAVATTGVISFVGLVVPHLIRLIKGHNHTMLLPGAFLAGAIFLIAADTVARTVFTPVVLQTGTVTALVGAPFLLFLLTRRNVIR, from the coding sequence GTGCGCAAGGTGGCCTATGTGGTTGCGGTGTCGGTGCTTGGTGTCGCTATGACTGTCGCCATCAGTGTGGGCCCGGTTATCACGGCGCCCGGCGATGTGCTCGCTGCCCTCGGACGCCTCCTCGTCGGCGATCCCTCCCCGGCCGATGCCCTCATCACCCAGATTCGCCTGCCGCGCGTGCTTCTCGCGGGCCTCGTCGGAGGTGCCCTTGCGATATCAGGGACCGCGATGCAGGCAGTCTTCCGCAATCCGTTGGCCGAGCCGGGCATCACGGGCGTTGGCGCGGGCGCGGCCGCCGTCGCCGTCCTCGTCATCGTCTCCGGTGTGTCCCTCGCCCACCCGCTCCTCGTGCCGGTGGGGGCATTCGTCGGGGCTCTGGCGGCCACGGTAGCTGTCCATACCCTCGCCCGCCGGGGTCCGCGCGCCTCGACGAGCATTCTCTTGGTCGGAGTCGCGATCAATTCATTCCTTGGCGCCGTCATCTCCGCGGCGATCGCCAACGCTCCCGACGCCGAAAACGCCAGGTCCGCCATCTTCTGGCTCAACGGCGATCTCGGAGGCCGGACGATGTCCGACGTCGCGCTCGTCCTGGCACCCGTGCTCGTCGGTTCGCTGGGCGTTGCGTTTCACGCTCGCGAACTGAATCTGCTTGGCCTCGGCGAGGCAACAGCGCAGAGTGCCGGCATGGCCGTTGCCCGCGTTTCTCACACGGTGCTCGCCTTCGCCGCCCTGGCCACAGCAGGAGCCGTGGCCACGACCGGGGTGATCTCCTTCGTCGGGCTCGTGGTGCCTCACCTGATCCGCCTGATCAAAGGGCACAACCACACCATGCTCTTGCCAGGGGCGTTCTTGGCGGGTGCAATCTTCCTCATCGCGGCCGATACGGTAGCTCGGACGGTTTTCACGCCCGTCGTCCTTCAGACCGGCACAGTCACGGCCCTCGTTGGTGCGCCCTTCCTCCTCTTCCTCCTCACGCGAAGGAACGTGATCCGATGA
- a CDS encoding ABC transporter ATP-binding protein — translation MTAVALRELRVGYGKRVVLAIDRLDLPTGRIIGLIGPNGAGKSTLLKAVLGLIPAAGEVRVGGARLADLSHRQRATRMAYLAQESLRPTSFTGREVVDMGRYAALPRFAALTAADEALVEGALATTGAGAWASRPTAETSGGERQLTGLARALAQDAQILLLDEPVSALDLAHAVSVLKVLRPWVDAGGGGVRGGVGSGVGRTVVVVLHDLTLAARFCDELVLLEPHPGGARVAGQGLPEQVLTPRLIERVYGAPVDVRLSEVTGTPVITPL, via the coding sequence ATGACGGCCGTGGCATTGCGCGAACTACGCGTGGGATACGGCAAGCGCGTTGTGCTCGCCATCGATCGGCTCGATCTTCCCACCGGGCGCATCATCGGGCTCATTGGCCCCAACGGCGCAGGGAAATCCACGCTTCTGAAAGCCGTCCTCGGCCTGATTCCCGCCGCGGGGGAAGTGCGTGTGGGCGGCGCGCGCCTAGCTGATCTCAGCCACCGGCAGCGGGCCACCCGAATGGCCTACCTCGCCCAGGAATCCCTGCGCCCGACGTCGTTCACCGGCCGAGAAGTCGTCGACATGGGCCGCTACGCAGCACTTCCTAGGTTCGCTGCGCTTACCGCCGCCGACGAGGCGCTCGTTGAGGGCGCACTCGCCACGACGGGTGCGGGCGCGTGGGCTAGCCGCCCTACCGCTGAAACTTCCGGCGGCGAACGCCAACTCACCGGCCTAGCTCGTGCGCTGGCCCAGGACGCCCAGATTCTCCTACTCGACGAGCCGGTCTCCGCCCTTGACCTCGCCCACGCCGTCTCCGTTCTCAAAGTGTTGCGGCCATGGGTGGATGCCGGCGGGGGCGGCGTGCGCGGCGGCGTGGGGTCTGGCGTGGGTCGCACTGTCGTCGTCGTTCTCCATGACTTGACGCTCGCGGCCCGCTTCTGCGACGAACTCGTGCTCCTCGAACCCCACCCCGGCGGCGCGCGCGTGGCCGGCCAGGGCCTGCCCGAACAGGTGCTGACGCCACGGCTCATCGAGCGGGTGTACGGCGCGCCGGTTGACGTGCGGCTGTCCGAGGTCACCGGAACCCCCGTCATCACCCCACTGTGA
- a CDS encoding ABC transporter substrate-binding protein, with the protein MNWKNIVKTVPAMVAAALALAGCSTSQPGPAPTTPHTVEVTTPAAEASSLAPDAEVVAFSHIVATSPEASDIALMLAGPEKVAAVSASSANPKMGQNPELARKVGKTLESGVKPDAEQILSFTPDLVVMTIRHDSESSVAEQLRAAEVEVLTYDGHEFDTPELYAEAVQKMGDKIGTPKKAAALTDEFMAKIRDIDAKVTKNKKTPSMLALMVRGGKILAMGPKNVVPGLAMRAGATNAGETAGLTRTTPIDAEMLLLANPEILFVEDFMGGGLGPFQELLKNPALAQVPAIKNNRVVLLPMNEASSTAGLQMYKGYATIMAEVQR; encoded by the coding sequence ATGAACTGGAAGAACATTGTCAAAACCGTCCCGGCTATGGTTGCGGCGGCCCTCGCGCTCGCGGGCTGCTCCACCAGCCAGCCTGGCCCGGCGCCGACCACCCCGCACACAGTCGAGGTGACCACGCCAGCCGCCGAGGCAAGTAGCCTGGCGCCTGACGCCGAAGTCGTCGCCTTCTCGCACATCGTCGCCACGAGCCCCGAGGCCAGCGACATCGCCCTTATGCTCGCGGGCCCTGAGAAGGTTGCTGCCGTGTCGGCGTCGTCGGCGAATCCGAAGATGGGTCAGAACCCCGAGTTGGCGCGAAAGGTAGGCAAGACGCTGGAGTCCGGGGTCAAGCCGGACGCGGAACAGATCCTGTCCTTCACCCCCGACCTCGTGGTGATGACGATCCGTCACGACTCAGAATCGAGCGTGGCAGAGCAGCTGCGTGCGGCGGAGGTCGAGGTGTTGACCTACGACGGACACGAGTTCGACACCCCCGAACTGTATGCCGAGGCAGTGCAGAAGATGGGCGACAAGATCGGCACACCGAAAAAGGCCGCAGCCCTGACGGACGAGTTCATGGCCAAGATCCGCGACATCGACGCGAAGGTTACGAAGAATAAGAAGACGCCGTCCATGCTGGCGCTCATGGTGCGCGGGGGCAAGATCCTGGCGATGGGGCCAAAGAACGTGGTGCCGGGGCTCGCGATGCGCGCGGGTGCGACCAACGCTGGCGAGACAGCAGGCCTGACGCGGACTACTCCGATCGACGCCGAAATGTTGCTCCTGGCCAACCCCGAGATCCTCTTCGTGGAGGATTTCATGGGTGGCGGGCTCGGGCCATTCCAAGAATTGCTGAAGAACCCGGCGCTGGCGCAGGTGCCTGCCATCAAGAACAACCGTGTGGTGCTCCTGCCGATGAACGAGGCGTCCTCGACCGCGGGCCTGCAGATGTACAAGGGATACGCCACGATTATGGCAGAGGTCCAGCGGTAG
- a CDS encoding AI-2E family transporter: MFISALIGRLRSRHTRHDDARAAHAQTPATAGAQAGTRTPPAPTPRVRQASVSTTASPITTHQITKIATGKADGTWGGMVAPPRDPGAALGVPHWLAKFGLGAWLLIGIALVIVTVAWMLSAVTQVFLGVFLAFVLTAVLYPIVNWLNRFMPRALATALAMLFGFVVLGAMVSYVVYSVANQWNSLASQFENGVNSILDFFTRDGLPWHLTRQELSDAISNAVSRGTEWVQSNAGTIAQTVLANASTFAIILTVLALSIFVTIFLLAQGSKMWLWFLNLLPERNRYRTHLGAYAGWVAFSGYARGTVIISVTNGIFAFIFLSIVGVPLAAPLGVLVLIGTFIPLVGAPGAMIVAMIVALASGGLLHFVIVGLGIAAIGQIEGHLLQPLIMGRQVSLHPAVVAIGVAVGGFAAGLVGAVIAIPLMAIAWSVYRTLHQGEPELTELPRVPMSECRARV; this comes from the coding sequence ATGTTTATTTCCGCGTTGATTGGCCGGCTCCGGAGCCGCCACACACGTCACGACGACGCCCGGGCAGCCCACGCCCAGACCCCTGCGACGGCCGGTGCCCAGGCAGGAACTCGGACCCCGCCAGCCCCGACGCCACGGGTGCGTCAGGCGAGCGTGTCCACGACGGCGTCGCCCATCACCACCCACCAAATCACGAAGATCGCAACCGGCAAGGCGGACGGCACATGGGGAGGTATGGTCGCTCCCCCGCGCGACCCGGGAGCGGCGCTCGGCGTTCCGCACTGGCTGGCCAAATTTGGCCTGGGCGCGTGGCTGCTGATTGGGATTGCGCTGGTCATCGTCACGGTGGCGTGGATGCTGAGTGCCGTGACGCAGGTTTTCCTCGGCGTATTCCTCGCCTTCGTGCTCACCGCCGTGCTCTATCCGATCGTCAACTGGCTCAACCGCTTCATGCCAAGAGCCTTAGCGACGGCACTCGCGATGCTGTTCGGCTTCGTCGTCCTTGGCGCGATGGTGAGCTACGTGGTGTATTCGGTGGCCAATCAATGGAACTCGCTGGCAAGCCAGTTCGAAAACGGCGTGAACTCCATTCTCGACTTCTTCACCCGCGACGGCCTTCCCTGGCATCTGACCCGCCAAGAACTCTCGGACGCAATATCCAACGCGGTCTCGCGCGGCACTGAATGGGTACAGTCCAACGCCGGCACGATCGCCCAAACCGTGCTTGCCAATGCCTCGACGTTCGCGATCATCCTCACCGTGCTGGCGCTATCCATTTTCGTCACGATCTTCCTGCTCGCACAGGGCTCAAAAATGTGGTTGTGGTTCCTCAACCTTCTCCCCGAGCGCAACCGCTACCGCACCCACCTGGGTGCCTACGCGGGCTGGGTCGCCTTTTCGGGTTACGCGCGAGGAACCGTCATCATCTCGGTGACCAACGGGATATTCGCCTTCATTTTTCTCTCCATCGTGGGCGTGCCGTTGGCGGCACCGCTCGGCGTGCTCGTCCTCATCGGCACCTTCATTCCTCTCGTGGGCGCGCCGGGCGCGATGATCGTGGCCATGATCGTGGCATTGGCCTCGGGCGGGTTGTTGCACTTCGTGATCGTCGGCCTCGGAATTGCGGCCATCGGCCAAATCGAAGGACACCTCCTCCAGCCGCTCATCATGGGCCGCCAAGTTTCGCTCCACCCAGCGGTGGTGGCCATCGGGGTGGCAGTGGGCGGCTTCGCCGCTGGGCTTGTGGGCGCGGTGATCGCGATCCCACTCATGGCGATCGCCTGGTCCGTCTACCGCACCCTCCACCAGGGCGAGCCCGAGCTCACCGAGCTGCCGCGCGTGCCGATGTCGGAGTGTAGGGCGCGGGTGTAG
- a CDS encoding BCCT family transporter: MKSEDMDVTRSEPLDANSSATSELAALLSVEQEINAADIAEEPVELASETADEKISWQVVLPAMALIIGIVAWGLGAPAHFEASASTMFTWVLDNLGWAFVLFSTLFVVFVFVIAGSKFGSIRLGATNEQPEFSNTSWIAMMFAAGMGIGLMFYGAFEPLSFYRDGVPLHQPNEVGTAMASAMFHWTLHPWAMYAIVGLAIAYSTFRIGRRQLISAAFTPLIGERHANGAVGAAIDSLSVFATVFGTACSLGLGALQIRAGLVAAGIVDNPGTGLIVTIIAVLTLAFLLSAMSGIGRGIRYLSNANMVLAAILALAVFVLGPTIAQLNLLPGSVGAYLSQFFEMAGRTAASADGTAGEWLSSWTIFYWAWWISWSPFVGMFIARISRGRTIREFCMGVMLIPAGLSTVWFAIFGGAAIWMESAGQSIFGDGSAEGQLFNLLHSLPGGFALGIVAVILLATFFITSADSASTVMASISQGGRSSASPWLAGVWGLLTAAIGLTLLVSGGNGALSNIQSVTIVAATPFLFIIVALMFALVKDLRNDVVYLDQREQEAFHRQLAIERRHRREREEERRLNRALRHAVGKDRKDRGRKETVRRERC, translated from the coding sequence ATGAAAAGTGAAGATATGGATGTGACTAGGAGCGAACCGCTCGACGCTAACTCATCAGCCACCTCGGAGCTCGCCGCGCTCTTGTCGGTTGAACAGGAAATTAACGCGGCAGATATCGCCGAAGAGCCGGTTGAGCTCGCCTCGGAGACAGCTGACGAAAAGATCAGCTGGCAGGTGGTCCTCCCAGCGATGGCTCTCATTATCGGGATCGTGGCCTGGGGCTTGGGCGCCCCGGCCCACTTTGAAGCCTCGGCCTCGACGATGTTCACCTGGGTTCTCGACAACCTCGGTTGGGCGTTCGTCCTCTTCTCCACCCTATTCGTGGTGTTCGTGTTCGTGATCGCCGGCTCGAAATTCGGCTCGATTCGCCTAGGAGCCACGAACGAGCAACCCGAATTCTCCAACACCAGCTGGATTGCCATGATGTTCGCGGCGGGCATGGGCATCGGCCTCATGTTCTACGGCGCCTTCGAGCCGCTGTCCTTCTACCGCGACGGCGTACCGCTTCACCAGCCAAATGAGGTGGGGACGGCGATGGCGTCGGCGATGTTCCACTGGACGCTACACCCGTGGGCGATGTACGCCATCGTGGGTCTGGCGATCGCCTATTCGACGTTCCGCATCGGGCGACGCCAACTGATCTCAGCCGCCTTCACCCCGCTGATCGGCGAGCGGCACGCCAATGGTGCCGTGGGTGCCGCGATCGACTCGCTGTCCGTTTTCGCGACCGTCTTCGGAACCGCCTGCTCGCTCGGCCTCGGCGCGCTGCAGATTCGCGCGGGCCTGGTGGCCGCCGGCATTGTCGATAACCCGGGGACGGGCCTGATCGTCACAATCATTGCCGTGTTGACTTTGGCATTCTTGCTGTCGGCTATGTCCGGCATCGGGCGCGGTATCCGCTACCTATCGAACGCCAACATGGTGCTCGCAGCCATTCTCGCCCTGGCCGTGTTCGTTCTCGGCCCGACGATTGCCCAGCTCAACCTCCTGCCCGGCTCGGTTGGTGCCTATCTGTCCCAGTTCTTTGAGATGGCGGGGCGCACCGCCGCCTCCGCCGACGGCACCGCAGGCGAGTGGCTGTCCAGTTGGACGATTTTCTACTGGGCGTGGTGGATTTCGTGGTCGCCCTTCGTTGGCATGTTCATTGCGCGCATCTCCCGCGGTCGCACGATTCGCGAATTCTGCATGGGAGTCATGCTTATTCCCGCTGGGCTGTCCACCGTGTGGTTCGCCATTTTTGGCGGAGCCGCGATCTGGATGGAGTCTGCCGGGCAGTCCATCTTCGGCGACGGTTCCGCTGAGGGACAGCTCTTTAACCTTCTGCATTCGCTACCGGGCGGGTTCGCCTTGGGGATCGTGGCCGTGATCCTACTGGCCACTTTCTTTATCACCTCAGCCGACTCGGCATCGACCGTCATGGCCTCGATCTCGCAGGGTGGCCGCTCGAGCGCGTCCCCGTGGCTGGCCGGCGTTTGGGGTCTGTTGACGGCGGCGATTGGCTTGACGCTTCTGGTATCTGGTGGCAACGGCGCTTTGTCCAACATTCAGTCCGTCACGATCGTGGCCGCCACGCCGTTCCTGTTTATTATTGTGGCGCTCATGTTTGCGCTGGTGAAGGACCTGCGTAACGACGTCGTCTACCTCGACCAGCGCGAGCAGGAGGCCTTCCATCGTCAGCTTGCCATCGAGCGGCGTCATCGCCGTGAGCGCGAGGAAGAGCGTCGTCTGAACCGGGCGTTGCGACACGCGGTTGGCAAGGACCGGAAGGACCGCGGACGTAAGGAAACTGTACGTCGGGAACGCTGTTAG
- a CDS encoding aldo/keto reductase, with product MTHFDPYVASPTRYDDVAQTRCGASGLFLPRIALGLWHNFGDDRPFQTQRDICRYAFDRAVVHFDLANNYGPPYGSAEENFGRIFAKDFRPYRHEMIISTKAGWDMWPGPMGFGGSRSYLLTSLDESLKRMGLDYVDIFYHHRPDPGVPLEETMLALHDAVRSGRARYAGISSYSPNATREAQQIMRDLGTPLVIHQPSYSMLNRWVEDGLLSAAHEEGMGVIAFSPLAQGMLTDKYLHGVPAGSRLATGKVPEELLTEEVLRHVRALNEIAAERGQSLAQMAIAWVLREQAGAVTTALVGASSVKQLEDSLGALDNRAFTAEELEAIDVHAVESKINLWWKATESRS from the coding sequence ATGACTCACTTCGATCCCTACGTCGCTAGCCCCACTCGCTACGACGACGTCGCCCAGACCCGCTGCGGCGCCTCCGGGCTCTTCCTACCCCGCATTGCACTTGGACTGTGGCACAACTTCGGCGACGATCGTCCCTTCCAAACCCAGCGCGACATCTGCCGTTATGCCTTTGATCGCGCAGTGGTTCACTTCGACCTCGCCAATAACTATGGCCCTCCGTACGGTTCGGCGGAGGAGAACTTTGGCCGCATTTTTGCCAAGGATTTTCGCCCCTATCGCCACGAGATGATCATCTCCACCAAGGCCGGGTGGGACATGTGGCCGGGCCCGATGGGCTTTGGCGGCTCACGCTCTTACCTGCTCACCTCGCTGGATGAGTCGCTTAAGCGCATGGGCCTGGACTATGTGGACATCTTCTATCATCATCGCCCCGACCCCGGCGTTCCTCTCGAGGAGACGATGCTCGCTTTGCACGACGCCGTCCGCTCGGGCAGGGCTCGTTACGCAGGTATTTCTTCGTATTCGCCGAATGCGACACGCGAGGCTCAGCAGATCATGCGCGATCTCGGCACGCCACTGGTTATTCATCAGCCCTCCTACTCGATGTTGAATCGGTGGGTCGAAGATGGTCTCTTATCTGCCGCCCACGAGGAGGGAATGGGGGTGATCGCCTTTTCTCCCCTGGCACAGGGCATGCTGACAGACAAGTATCTCCATGGGGTTCCTGCTGGTTCACGCCTTGCTACGGGCAAGGTGCCGGAGGAGTTGCTGACCGAGGAGGTGCTGAGGCATGTTCGGGCACTCAACGAGATTGCTGCTGAGCGGGGGCAGTCCTTGGCACAGATGGCCATTGCGTGGGTTTTGCGAGAGCAAGCGGGCGCTGTGACCACCGCGCTGGTGGGGGCGTCTAGCGTGAAGCAACTCGAGGATTCTTTGGGAGCTCTCGACAACCGCGCGTTTACGGCGGAGGAACTCGAAGCTATCGACGTTCACGCCGTCGAATCAAAGATTAACTTGTGGTGGAAGGCAACGGAATCACGCTCATGA